Proteins from one Polynucleobacter wuianus genomic window:
- a CDS encoding hydroxymethylglutaryl-CoA lyase, with translation MTRIYFNDVVTRDGFQIEPNFIPTEDKVRLINGLSECGFAKIEVTSFTSPKAIPMLRDAEEVMGKIKRVAGVEYTVLVPNLRGAERALESRADEFNLVMSTSEMHNLANLRMTREKSFAGLTEVIRYVDGRTPINVSLSTSFGCPMEGEVPQEVIELFAQRFADLGVRGLTICDTTGMANPSQVAKMAESLQKKFPKLQLTFHFHNTRGMGLANVLAAAQAGIIRFDGSLGGLGGCPYAPGASGNISSEDAIHMLDAMGYDTGIDIPKLLGFARELPMIVGHAVPGQVVKAGLTYDLHPAPSFINDLR, from the coding sequence ATGACTAGAATTTATTTCAATGATGTGGTGACAAGGGATGGGTTTCAGATTGAGCCAAATTTTATTCCCACTGAAGATAAGGTAAGGCTCATTAATGGCCTAAGTGAGTGTGGTTTTGCAAAAATAGAAGTCACATCATTCACGTCTCCCAAGGCAATACCAATGCTTAGAGATGCTGAGGAAGTCATGGGAAAAATCAAGCGCGTTGCTGGTGTCGAATATACCGTGCTAGTTCCTAATTTGCGTGGAGCTGAAAGGGCCCTAGAGTCCCGTGCCGATGAATTCAACTTGGTGATGTCCACTTCTGAAATGCATAACCTTGCTAATCTGCGAATGACTCGAGAAAAAAGCTTCGCTGGTCTGACTGAGGTCATTCGATACGTAGATGGTAGAACGCCAATTAATGTTTCTTTGTCAACTTCCTTTGGTTGTCCAATGGAGGGCGAAGTACCCCAAGAGGTGATTGAACTGTTTGCACAACGTTTTGCAGATTTAGGTGTGCGTGGTTTAACGATTTGCGATACCACTGGTATGGCAAATCCATCCCAAGTAGCAAAGATGGCTGAATCACTGCAAAAGAAATTTCCTAAGCTGCAGTTGACCTTTCATTTTCACAATACAAGAGGAATGGGTTTAGCTAACGTATTAGCTGCAGCACAAGCAGGAATTATTCGTTTTGATGGTTCCTTGGGCGGCTTAGGTGGCTGTCCTTATGCACCTGGCGCGAGCGGTAATATCTCAAGCGAAGATGCCATTCATATGCTCGATGCGATGGGTTATGACACTGGCATTGATATTCCAAAATTATTGGGTTTTGCAAGAGAGTTGCCAATGATTGTTGGTCACGCTGTTCCTGGCCAAGTTGTTAAAGCAGGTCTTACCTATGACTTGCATCCAGCACCTTCATTTATTAACGACCTGCGCTGA
- a CDS encoding VOC family protein, whose protein sequence is MIDYLDHLVLTTANESACVDFYTRILGMKLESFIGGTPPVERKAFKFGNQKINLHIKGREFEPKADIPTPGSLDLCFIADRPLTEVIALLAKERWPIIEGPVIRTGATSKINSVYVRDPDQNLIEISESIG, encoded by the coding sequence ATGATAGATTACTTGGATCATTTAGTGCTTACAACCGCCAATGAATCTGCCTGCGTTGATTTTTATACTCGCATCCTAGGCATGAAGTTGGAATCATTCATAGGGGGCACGCCTCCCGTTGAGCGCAAGGCATTTAAGTTCGGCAATCAAAAGATCAATCTTCACATTAAAGGGAGGGAGTTTGAGCCGAAGGCAGATATTCCAACGCCTGGCTCATTAGACCTTTGCTTTATTGCTGATCGACCTTTAACTGAGGTGATAGCACTCCTCGCAAAAGAACGCTGGCCAATTATTGAAGGTCCAGTTATACGGACAGGTGCAACATCCAAGATTAACTCTGTCTATGTGCGAGATCCAGATCAGAACCTCATTGAGATTAGCGAGAGTATTGGGTAG
- a CDS encoding VOC family protein, which yields MLCKRLHHAAYRCLDAKDTVRFYTEVLGLKFSHAMGEDHVPSTGLYSPHIHIFFQMEDGSCIAFFECPKDPGNIKDKDSPDWIQHFAFKVESLEVLMQAKKDLELKGLEVLGPTNHDDFITSIYFFDPSGHRLELTADTCEKTMYPIFEAEAPKVLALWDETHDWSQREKIFGSKSGYKR from the coding sequence ATGCTTTGTAAAAGACTTCATCACGCCGCCTATCGCTGTCTTGATGCTAAAGATACCGTAAGGTTTTATACCGAGGTATTGGGATTAAAGTTTTCTCATGCAATGGGTGAGGATCATGTCCCTTCTACTGGATTATATAGCCCCCATATCCACATTTTTTTTCAGATGGAGGATGGTAGTTGTATTGCATTCTTTGAGTGTCCTAAGGATCCTGGAAACATTAAAGATAAAGATTCACCGGATTGGATACAGCATTTTGCATTTAAGGTAGAAAGCCTTGAAGTATTGATGCAAGCAAAAAAAGATCTAGAGTTAAAAGGGCTTGAAGTATTGGGCCCAACTAATCATGATGATTTCATCACCTCTATTTATTTCTTTGATCCCTCCGGACATCGCCTTGAGCTAACTGCTGATACTTGTGAGAAAACTATGTATCCTATTTTTGAGGCTGAAGCCCCTAAAGTATTGGCCCTATGGGATGAGACTCATGACTGGTCTCAGAGAGAAAAAATATTTGGCTCAAAGTCTGGGTATAAGCGATAG
- a CDS encoding Bug family tripartite tricarboxylate transporter substrate binding protein — MRLLFICFTFFILSNTHAAFPDKPIKIIVPFPAGGTNDVLARKLAYFMEANLKQNFIIENKPGGNGILGVELVAKAPADGYTLLFNSSAMVATQAINPSLQYDTLRDFTPISEGMSIEGYLMLVSSNSPYNSLKDLLNVAQSKPDLLSYGSPGIGGSQHFLAESLSHESGVKLVHVPYKGIPDMITAAIREDVTFIFVNPLLAMPQIKSGKLKALAAVGKDTKRLSSTPDVPAISETVNGFHWVGSRFGLFAPAKTPEYIITILQRAAIKAIKDADFKNFLIKGGFIPVGSTSQEYINAIQGDLKRYKTIVKISNIQAE, encoded by the coding sequence ATGCGCCTCTTATTTATTTGTTTTACTTTTTTTATATTATCGAATACGCATGCTGCTTTTCCAGATAAGCCAATTAAAATCATTGTGCCCTTTCCTGCCGGCGGAACTAACGATGTGCTAGCCAGAAAATTGGCGTACTTCATGGAAGCCAATTTAAAACAAAATTTTATTATTGAAAATAAACCTGGTGGGAATGGCATATTGGGAGTTGAGCTGGTTGCCAAAGCACCCGCAGATGGTTACACACTACTCTTTAACTCTTCCGCAATGGTGGCAACCCAAGCTATTAATCCATCATTACAGTATGACACCCTGCGGGATTTCACCCCCATCTCAGAAGGAATGTCGATAGAGGGATATCTGATGCTGGTGAGTAGCAATTCCCCATATAACAGCCTTAAAGATCTATTAAATGTCGCCCAATCAAAGCCAGACCTGCTCTCTTATGGATCACCCGGAATCGGAGGTAGTCAACATTTCCTTGCTGAGTCCTTAAGCCATGAATCTGGCGTTAAATTAGTTCATGTCCCCTACAAAGGGATACCAGATATGATTACCGCTGCAATACGTGAAGACGTTACATTCATATTTGTGAATCCACTTTTGGCAATGCCTCAGATTAAGTCTGGAAAATTGAAAGCTCTTGCAGCCGTTGGTAAAGATACCAAGAGGCTATCTTCTACGCCAGATGTTCCTGCAATTTCTGAGACAGTTAATGGATTTCATTGGGTAGGTAGTAGGTTTGGCCTATTTGCGCCAGCAAAGACTCCTGAATATATTATTACTATCCTCCAGCGTGCAGCAATCAAAGCAATTAAAGATGCTGATTTCAAGAATTTCTTAATAAAGGGTGGCTTTATTCCAGTGGGAAGTACCTCACAAGAATATATAAATGCGATACAAGGAGATTTAAAACGCTATAAAACAATTGTTAAGATTTCTAATATTCAGGCTGAATAA
- a CDS encoding CaiB/BaiF CoA transferase family protein: MEPLAGLKVIEMGQLIAGPFAAKTLADFGADVVKIEPPKVGDALRKWRLLKDGTSVWWQVQSRNKRSLSLDLRQTEAQEIVRTLAKEADILIENFRPGTLEGWGLDPEGLLELNPKLIILRISGYGQTGPYRDKPGFGVVAEAMGGLRHLTAEPGRVPVRVGISIGDTLASLHGVIGILMALQERHRSGKGQVIDIALYEAVFNCMESLLPEYSAFGEVRQAAGSALPGIAPTNAYLCADGGYVLVAGNGDSIFKRLMKLIGRDDLGKDPQLENNEGRVKRVLELDAAIGAWAKTLSTNQALKALDLAAVPAGRIYTVADIANDPHYKARDNIQTIKMQDGSTLDVPGVLPKLSRTPGSIKTLAPNIGQNTDEVLREIGLNDLQIASLKERGVAFTQ; encoded by the coding sequence ATGGAACCGCTAGCAGGGCTAAAAGTCATTGAGATGGGGCAGTTGATTGCTGGTCCTTTCGCCGCCAAAACCTTGGCAGACTTTGGCGCCGATGTTGTAAAGATTGAGCCACCTAAAGTAGGTGATGCTTTGCGTAAGTGGCGCTTACTAAAAGATGGCACTTCAGTCTGGTGGCAAGTTCAGTCTCGAAACAAACGCTCTCTCTCATTGGACTTACGTCAGACTGAAGCGCAAGAGATTGTTAGAACCTTAGCTAAAGAAGCTGACATCTTGATTGAAAACTTTCGTCCCGGAACATTAGAAGGTTGGGGTCTCGATCCAGAAGGATTGCTTGAGCTTAATCCGAAGTTAATTATTCTCAGAATTAGTGGCTATGGTCAGACCGGTCCATACAGAGATAAACCAGGCTTTGGCGTAGTTGCTGAAGCGATGGGTGGCTTACGTCATCTCACGGCTGAACCCGGAAGAGTCCCAGTGCGAGTAGGTATCAGTATTGGCGATACTTTGGCTTCACTACATGGTGTGATCGGAATCCTAATGGCCTTACAAGAGCGTCATCGTAGTGGCAAAGGGCAAGTGATTGATATTGCACTTTATGAGGCTGTCTTTAATTGCATGGAAAGTTTGTTGCCTGAGTACAGCGCTTTTGGTGAAGTGAGGCAGGCAGCAGGAAGTGCCCTGCCTGGAATTGCCCCAACCAATGCCTATTTATGTGCAGATGGTGGTTATGTATTGGTTGCGGGTAATGGCGATAGTATTTTTAAACGCCTCATGAAATTAATTGGGCGCGATGACTTAGGAAAAGACCCTCAATTAGAAAATAATGAGGGCCGAGTAAAAAGGGTGCTTGAGCTGGATGCTGCAATTGGTGCTTGGGCAAAAACACTGAGTACTAATCAGGCACTAAAAGCGCTAGATTTAGCAGCCGTGCCAGCAGGGCGTATTTATACAGTTGCAGATATTGCAAACGACCCGCACTATAAAGCACGTGACAATATTCAAACGATCAAGATGCAAGATGGTAGCACTTTAGATGTACCGGGTGTTCTTCCAAAGCTTTCGCGTACACCAGGATCTATTAAAACCCTTGCACCTAATATCGGTCAAAACACAGATGAGGTTTTAAGGGAAATTGGTTTGAATGACTTACAAATCGCCTCCTTAAAAGAGCGTGGTGTTGCATTTACTCAATAA
- a CDS encoding HNH endonuclease, with protein sequence MIGKIRQKLISLEPKLMPKAQEVVCPICERLIPESQKDAHHLVPKSKGGKTTEYLHRICHRQIHALFTETELATHLHTASALQEHPEMQRFIQWVKSKPDHFFEKTRKSARIKA encoded by the coding sequence ATGATTGGAAAAATTCGACAGAAGCTAATTTCTTTAGAGCCTAAGCTAATGCCAAAGGCTCAGGAAGTTGTATGCCCTATTTGTGAGCGGTTGATCCCCGAATCCCAAAAAGATGCGCATCACCTGGTACCTAAATCCAAAGGTGGCAAAACAACGGAGTATCTACATCGCATCTGCCATCGCCAAATCCATGCACTATTTACTGAGACTGAGTTAGCTACCCACCTTCATACCGCGTCAGCTCTGCAAGAACATCCAGAAATGCAACGTTTTATCCAGTGGGTTAAATCGAAACCAGATCACTTTTTTGAAAAAACCCGTAAGAGCGCACGCATAAAAGCGTAG
- a CDS encoding cupin domain-containing protein: protein MKTICPSQAEMQLRIARFKDLKPRSSHWAKDLGIPMEVMRMFNPKANYVLMAPEGLPGRLSPNPAIIEGDKGDIRVAIALAEPGDGPGLHVHWMTTETFMALSGRWEIRWGDEGQEKIILEPYDMISMPPKVARQFINISDQDAHLLVIIQGKKEEFNDVGRLPQGAIPIIEKYGQEMVDKLEENGWKFSLDAYASSKK, encoded by the coding sequence ATGAAAACGATTTGTCCCAGCCAGGCAGAAATGCAGTTGCGTATAGCTCGCTTCAAAGATTTGAAGCCTAGATCGAGTCATTGGGCGAAAGATCTAGGCATTCCTATGGAAGTCATGAGAATGTTTAACCCAAAAGCAAACTATGTATTAATGGCTCCCGAAGGGCTGCCAGGAAGACTTTCACCAAACCCAGCCATTATTGAAGGAGATAAAGGAGATATCAGGGTTGCGATTGCACTGGCAGAACCAGGTGATGGCCCAGGCCTTCATGTGCATTGGATGACAACGGAAACATTTATGGCATTAAGCGGGAGATGGGAAATACGCTGGGGTGATGAGGGGCAGGAAAAAATTATTCTCGAGCCCTACGACATGATCTCAATGCCACCAAAGGTGGCTCGGCAATTTATTAATATATCCGATCAGGATGCACATCTATTAGTAATTATTCAAGGGAAAAAGGAAGAGTTCAATGATGTTGGAAGACTCCCACAAGGGGCTATACCAATCATAGAAAAATACGGGCAAGAGATGGTTGATAAACTTGAGGAGAATGGCTGGAAATTCTCTTTAGACGCTTACGCAAGTTCAAAAAAATAA
- a CDS encoding Bug family tripartite tricarboxylate transporter substrate binding protein: MLIRTLLASIFIVGSVCAQTTLSDKPITLVQGFGTGGNSDTIARIIAPGLSRELGQPVVVEAKTGAGGNIASAAVAKSVPDGNTLILMTGGHAVSAALYNQLSFNPLDDFDWISLVTQFPFAVSVSEDSKFKSLADVIKAAKAMPDAISYTSVGIGSTQHLSGELFASMAGVKMMHVPYKGGAGPLQDVLGGRVDVMFDSITVTKTQIESGKLRALGVTSLKSYKLLPGISPVADTIPGYEVTSWTGVAAPKGINPEVLKRIHTALLKVLSDPEVIAKLENTGGLVTPSTSSLRMKQYVAAQIAKWKKVVALANIQKQ, encoded by the coding sequence ATGCTGATTAGAACTCTTCTGGCATCGATATTTATTGTGGGCTCGGTGTGTGCTCAAACAACATTATCTGACAAGCCAATTACTTTGGTACAAGGATTTGGAACGGGCGGAAACTCCGATACGATTGCTCGCATCATTGCTCCTGGGCTCTCCAGAGAATTGGGGCAACCAGTGGTTGTGGAGGCTAAAACAGGTGCGGGCGGAAATATTGCCAGTGCTGCCGTTGCAAAATCAGTACCTGATGGTAATACATTGATATTGATGACTGGCGGCCACGCAGTATCAGCGGCTTTATATAACCAGCTGAGTTTTAATCCCCTAGATGATTTTGATTGGATTTCTTTGGTCACCCAGTTTCCATTTGCAGTGTCTGTAAGTGAAGATAGTAAATTTAAGTCGCTAGCAGATGTGATAAAGGCTGCTAAAGCAATGCCTGATGCCATTTCATATACCTCTGTTGGTATTGGCTCAACCCAGCATTTATCTGGCGAATTATTTGCATCGATGGCTGGCGTCAAGATGATGCATGTTCCATATAAAGGTGGTGCAGGTCCATTGCAGGATGTCTTGGGTGGAAGAGTGGATGTGATGTTTGATTCAATTACTGTGACCAAGACCCAGATAGAGTCAGGCAAATTGAGAGCTCTTGGAGTCACCTCGTTAAAGTCCTATAAGTTATTGCCAGGCATTTCTCCGGTTGCCGATACCATACCTGGCTATGAGGTTACCTCTTGGACTGGGGTTGCGGCTCCCAAAGGAATAAATCCAGAAGTATTAAAGCGTATACACACAGCCCTCCTTAAAGTCTTATCGGATCCTGAAGTGATCGCAAAACTTGAGAATACGGGTGGTCTGGTTACCCCATCTACGTCAAGCTTACGAATGAAACAATATGTAGCTGCACAAATTGCCAAATGGAAGAAGGTGGTAGCCTTGGCTAACATCCAAAAACAATAG
- a CDS encoding fumarylacetoacetate hydrolase family protein, which yields MKLASLKTGSRDGALLVVSKDMNRAVVVSQIAKTMQEAIENWDATRPGLDKVYEQLNADILKDAFALDVSKLESPFPRSYQFLDGSVYLHHMEKARKARGAEMPPNYKTEPLMYQGLSDRFCGPTETMVFPDATLEPDYEAEVAIVVDDVPMGTSKLDAGKHIKLVMLLNDYTLRSLTKTELPKGFGFMQAKPTSAFSPVAVTLDELGNKWDGEKLHLPLISGINGKQMGQPNTGKDMFFTYLDLIEHACRTRSLSAGTIIGAGSVTNQDEASGFGCVAEARIHEQMMHGKASTPFLKDGDEVYIEMLDDQGQSIFGAIRQKIQTL from the coding sequence ATGAAGTTAGCTAGTTTGAAAACGGGTAGTCGTGATGGAGCCTTGCTTGTAGTATCAAAAGATATGAATCGCGCAGTAGTGGTTTCGCAGATTGCGAAAACTATGCAAGAGGCAATTGAAAATTGGGACGCGACTAGGCCTGGTCTAGATAAGGTCTACGAGCAACTCAATGCTGACATTTTAAAGGATGCCTTTGCTCTTGATGTTTCTAAACTAGAGAGCCCTTTCCCAAGAAGCTATCAGTTTTTAGATGGTTCTGTATACCTACATCATATGGAAAAAGCGCGTAAGGCAAGGGGCGCAGAAATGCCCCCTAATTACAAAACTGAACCATTGATGTATCAGGGCTTATCAGATCGATTCTGTGGCCCAACTGAAACGATGGTATTTCCGGATGCTACATTAGAACCAGACTATGAGGCTGAGGTTGCGATTGTTGTGGATGATGTACCCATGGGTACATCAAAGTTGGATGCAGGTAAGCATATTAAGTTAGTGATGCTTTTGAATGATTACACCTTGCGATCTTTAACCAAAACGGAGTTACCTAAGGGGTTTGGCTTTATGCAGGCTAAGCCTACCAGCGCATTTTCACCGGTTGCAGTCACTTTGGATGAGTTAGGGAATAAATGGGATGGTGAAAAATTACACCTTCCATTGATATCCGGTATCAACGGCAAGCAAATGGGACAGCCCAATACTGGCAAGGACATGTTCTTTACTTATCTAGATTTGATTGAGCATGCTTGTCGAACTCGGTCGCTAAGTGCGGGAACCATAATTGGTGCGGGATCAGTAACTAACCAAGATGAGGCAAGTGGATTTGGTTGTGTAGCTGAGGCTCGCATTCATGAACAAATGATGCACGGAAAAGCTAGCACTCCTTTTCTGAAAGATGGCGATGAAGTCTATATAGAAATGCTGGATGACCAAGGCCAATCCATCTTTGGTGCCATTCGTCAAAAAATTCAAACCTTGTAA
- a CDS encoding alpha/beta hydrolase translates to MKITKTVFLGLIAFVGLSQVFAANKIEMNEYMIQSDTPGISLYVRNKHLAGMKKFSPEKTLLYVHGSTYPSETAFDLSLGGTSWMEYIASKGYDVWLVDLRGYGKSTRPPEMDQPAEQNPPLVRTTVAVSDVSSAVDYILKKRSINKLNLLGWSWGTTIMGKYTAENNQKVNKLVLYAPQWLRQGGAPLTDKGGPLGAYRVASVADAKNRWLTGVPENAKATLIPEGWFEKWAAATFETDPWGKNQSPKKLRAPNGTVQDAREFWTAGIPVYEPKDIRVPVMLVHAEWDADLPSYMMYEYFTKLENAPYKIMLQISEGTHTIIMEKNRMLMFNGVQEFLDSNFKPEK, encoded by the coding sequence ATGAAAATAACTAAAACAGTATTTCTGGGTCTGATAGCGTTTGTTGGTTTATCTCAAGTTTTTGCTGCCAATAAAATTGAGATGAATGAGTACATGATTCAAAGTGATACTCCTGGCATCTCTCTTTACGTTCGCAATAAACATCTAGCGGGAATGAAAAAATTCTCCCCAGAAAAGACCTTGCTTTATGTGCATGGTTCTACCTATCCATCTGAAACAGCATTTGACCTGTCGCTGGGTGGTACATCTTGGATGGAATACATTGCTTCAAAAGGCTATGACGTTTGGTTAGTGGATTTGCGTGGATATGGAAAATCTACCAGGCCACCTGAGATGGATCAGCCTGCAGAACAGAATCCTCCTCTAGTTCGAACTACCGTTGCAGTAAGTGACGTCTCTAGTGCAGTAGATTACATCCTCAAAAAACGCAGTATCAATAAGTTGAATTTACTAGGATGGTCTTGGGGTACAACCATCATGGGTAAATACACTGCTGAAAATAATCAGAAGGTGAATAAGCTAGTTTTATATGCTCCGCAATGGTTGCGCCAAGGCGGAGCGCCGTTGACTGACAAAGGTGGTCCATTAGGCGCCTATCGCGTTGCTTCTGTTGCGGATGCGAAGAATCGCTGGCTAACTGGTGTTCCAGAGAACGCGAAAGCGACTTTAATTCCAGAGGGTTGGTTCGAGAAATGGGCGGCAGCCACATTTGAGACGGATCCATGGGGTAAAAATCAGAGCCCTAAAAAATTGCGTGCACCAAACGGTACGGTGCAAGATGCTAGAGAGTTCTGGACGGCGGGCATTCCGGTGTATGAGCCAAAAGACATTCGAGTGCCAGTCATGCTCGTGCATGCAGAGTGGGATGCAGATCTACCGAGTTACATGATGTATGAATACTTCACCAAGCTGGAAAATGCACCTTACAAAATCATGTTGCAGATTAGTGAGGGTACTCACACCATCATTATGGAAAAGAATCGTATGTTGATGTTTAATGGCGTTCAGGAGTTCTTAGATAGCAATTTCAAGCCAGAAAAATAA
- a CDS encoding SDR family oxidoreductase yields the protein MTQANQKVALVTGAGVGIGRAAAKALLRGGYQVVLTGRNLDKLEKAIVDIGGTAENCLAVACDVGKPDQVKKLFAALKNKFGRIDVLFNNAGIGAPAIPMEDLTYEQWMNVVNANLCGAFLCSQEAIRMMKAQSPQGGRIINNGSISAHAPRPMSAPYTSTKHAITGLTKTIALDGRLFNIACGQIDIGNAATEMTERMAAGIIQADHSIKVEPRMDVDHVGDAVLHMAQLPLESNILNMTIMATNMPFVGRG from the coding sequence ATGACCCAAGCAAATCAAAAAGTGGCACTCGTTACGGGCGCCGGCGTTGGAATTGGTAGAGCAGCAGCCAAGGCGCTCTTACGTGGGGGCTATCAGGTAGTGCTAACTGGGCGTAATCTCGACAAGCTCGAAAAGGCAATTGTGGATATTGGTGGCACAGCAGAAAATTGCCTAGCCGTTGCGTGTGATGTAGGCAAGCCGGATCAAGTTAAAAAACTCTTTGCTGCCCTTAAAAATAAATTCGGACGCATTGATGTGCTGTTTAATAATGCTGGCATTGGCGCCCCTGCTATTCCTATGGAAGACCTCACTTATGAACAATGGATGAATGTAGTCAATGCTAATTTGTGCGGAGCCTTCTTATGCTCCCAAGAAGCTATTCGCATGATGAAGGCGCAATCGCCTCAGGGTGGCCGCATTATTAATAACGGTTCAATCTCTGCTCATGCACCAAGACCGATGTCGGCGCCATATACCAGCACTAAACACGCTATTACTGGCTTAACAAAAACGATTGCCCTAGACGGCAGACTATTCAATATTGCATGTGGACAAATTGATATTGGCAATGCTGCTACCGAAATGACCGAACGTATGGCTGCAGGAATTATTCAGGCAGATCACTCTATCAAAGTAGAGCCGCGCATGGATGTTGATCATGTTGGAGATGCGGTACTGCATATGGCCCAACTACCCTTAGAGAGCAATATTCTGAATATGACCATCATGGCAACAAATATGCCATTTGTTGGTCGTGGCTAA
- a CDS encoding TIGR03643 family protein: MPRFSPKTLSESDISRLIEMAWEDRTPFDAIEQSFGLSESQVIQLMRHELKRGSFELWRKRVTGRTTKHVALRCKLVDRAYCPTQYKNK, from the coding sequence ATGCCAAGATTCTCTCCAAAAACGCTCTCTGAATCGGATATTTCCCGCCTAATTGAAATGGCTTGGGAAGACCGAACTCCATTTGATGCCATTGAGCAATCCTTTGGTCTGTCAGAATCACAGGTGATTCAGTTAATGCGACATGAGCTCAAAAGAGGGTCGTTTGAGTTATGGCGTAAACGCGTGACTGGCAGGACAACAAAACATGTCGCTCTGCGTTGTAAGTTAGTAGACAGAGCCTACTGCCCAACCCAGTATAAAAATAAATGA
- a CDS encoding cryptochrome/photolyase family protein: MKPPKRLILLLGDQLDLKSAALKDFDLQADEVFMVESLDEAQYVWSHQAKIALFLSAMRHFAQSLKTLGYPITYLKNSPLSIIDALKEKLQQEKITQLVCMEPGEWRLKQQIEKLAVELKLQLDMREDKHFFCSRQEFTNWAAGKKEFRLEYFYRLMRKTHNILVDVDGNPEGGQWNFDQDNRKPFPKKGPGIIDDPVFFEPDAITQEVIAYVSKAYAKHPGSLEAFRWPVNRDQALEALNYFVEYRLRNFGTYQDAMWTDTPYGWHSILSSSLNLKLLNPREVISAVIDAWKKYSLDLSTVEGFIRQILGWREFVRGMYYLDMPKMAQDNYYEHQRTLPKWYWDGKTNMACMKDAIGQTLKYGYAHHIQRLMVTGNFALLAEVLPSAVCDWYLAIYVDAIEWVELPNTAGMALFANGGRFTSKPYIASGAYIKRMSNYCDSCKYKPEVRFGETACPVTTLYWNFLIKHRTQFEASPRTRLMTANLKRISDADQQSIVQHAQHVLTHLNDL; this comes from the coding sequence ATGAAACCCCCTAAAAGGCTGATTCTCCTATTGGGTGATCAGCTTGACCTCAAGAGTGCGGCCCTGAAAGATTTTGATTTGCAGGCGGATGAGGTTTTTATGGTGGAGTCGCTAGATGAGGCTCAGTATGTTTGGTCTCATCAAGCCAAGATCGCATTATTTCTATCGGCTATGCGCCACTTTGCCCAATCCTTAAAGACGCTCGGCTACCCCATTACTTATCTCAAGAATTCACCTTTATCGATTATTGACGCATTAAAAGAAAAGCTGCAACAGGAAAAAATTACCCAATTAGTTTGTATGGAGCCGGGTGAGTGGCGCTTAAAGCAGCAGATTGAAAAGCTAGCTGTAGAACTTAAGCTTCAGCTAGACATGCGTGAAGATAAACACTTTTTTTGTTCTCGCCAAGAATTCACCAATTGGGCGGCTGGTAAAAAAGAGTTCAGGCTTGAATATTTTTATCGCTTGATGCGAAAGACGCACAATATATTGGTTGATGTTGATGGCAATCCAGAGGGTGGTCAATGGAATTTTGATCAAGATAACCGCAAGCCATTTCCCAAAAAAGGCCCCGGCATCATTGATGACCCCGTGTTCTTTGAGCCTGATGCAATCACGCAAGAAGTCATTGCCTATGTGAGTAAGGCTTACGCCAAGCACCCCGGATCATTGGAAGCCTTTCGTTGGCCTGTCAATCGTGATCAGGCCTTGGAGGCGTTGAATTATTTTGTGGAATACCGTTTACGTAACTTTGGTACCTATCAAGATGCTATGTGGACAGACACGCCCTATGGCTGGCACTCCATACTCTCCAGCTCCCTCAATCTCAAATTACTAAATCCTCGCGAGGTGATTTCAGCTGTTATCGATGCTTGGAAAAAATACTCTTTGGATTTATCAACTGTTGAAGGCTTTATTCGTCAAATTTTGGGTTGGCGAGAATTTGTCAGGGGTATGTATTACTTAGATATGCCTAAGATGGCTCAAGATAATTATTACGAGCATCAAAGGACATTGCCAAAGTGGTATTGGGATGGAAAAACCAATATGGCTTGTATGAAAGATGCTATTGGTCAGACCTTAAAGTATGGCTATGCACACCATATTCAGCGCTTAATGGTGACCGGAAACTTCGCTCTGCTGGCAGAAGTTCTACCCTCTGCAGTGTGTGATTGGTATTTAGCTATTTATGTAGATGCGATTGAGTGGGTTGAACTTCCCAATACCGCTGGCATGGCCTTGTTTGCTAATGGCGGTCGCTTTACAAGCAAGCCCTATATCGCAAGCGGGGCATATATCAAGCGCATGAGTAATTATTGCGACTCCTGTAAATATAAGCCGGAAGTTCGCTTTGGAGAAACCGCCTGCCCTGTTACGACCTTATATTGGAATTTTTTAATCAAGCATCGCACGCAGTTTGAAGCAAGTCCGCGAACACGCCTAATGACGGCCAATCTCAAAAGAATTAGTGATGCTGATCAACAATCAATTGTTCAACATGCTCAGCACGTACTTACTCACTTGAATGATCTGTAG